The genomic stretch AGAAACATAACCACACCTAACAGCAAACCGAGGCCAAAATCTACTAGCCCCAGGTAGATAAATACCAGGGTGGCAACCAGAGAAGAAAAAATATTGACCAATTTGCTGGTGGCGATCGCCTCAATAAAGCTGTGGCCAAAGCAGCCCACAAAGGTGGCAGTAAGCAGGGTGACGTAGCCGCCGCTAAACAGCCCGCCATAGATGGCCAACAGAAAAGCGGCCAGGTACCCGATCGCAATCCCCAGGGTAGAATTCTGAGCTGGGCTGGGCTGAAGGCCCCGATCGCCTATCGTCAAAGAAACCCCAACCACCACCAGCATAGAGGCGGCGATAAAGGGCGACAGGGCGCTGGTGGGCAACCGCTGAAGCAGCATCGCCCCCAGGGCCGACCCCATCAGGGTGAGGCCAATTAGCCCCGGAGCGCGGAGGCTGTCGAGTTTGCTTTGGCCCATAAAGGGTAGGGTAGCGCCGACACTCATTAGAGTAAGGGCGGCCATGTTGGTGGCGATCGCCACCTGCGGCTC from Nodosilinea sp. FACHB-141 encodes the following:
- a CDS encoding sulfite exporter TauE/SafE family protein, which produces MVDVAIAGQVRLSSGGLGPSPTVLALLVGVFFITSAVSMVTGSTSLITVPALLQAGVEPQVAIATNMAALTLMSVGATLPFMGQSKLDSLRAPGLIGLTLMGSALGAMLLQRLPTSALSPFIAASMLVVVGVSLTIGDRGLQPSPAQNSTLGIAIGYLAAFLLAIYGGLFSGGYVTLLTATFVGCFGHSFIEAIATSKLVNIFSSLVATLVFIYLGLVDFGLGLLLGVVMFLGAFLGGRVVLRLPNCWLRRIYVVTVIALALRLLLSS